One genomic region from Capra hircus breed San Clemente chromosome 18, ASM170441v1, whole genome shotgun sequence encodes:
- the LOC102191827 gene encoding LOW QUALITY PROTEIN: cationic amino acid transporter 3 (The sequence of the model RefSeq protein was modified relative to this genomic sequence to represent the inferred CDS: inserted 1 base in 1 codon; substituted 1 base at 1 genomic stop codon), with amino-acid sequence MVHQYVRQFGQRLVHRQGQDTIKESDGLKIHLSATELVFLGVGRNLGAGLYIVLGAVAKYVAGPAIVVCFLVAGLSSLLSRLCYVEFDARVLRSSSAYVCSYVMMGQLWPFVVGWNIILLFLIATACTAHAWRCAFDSFTGDRVSQALEGTVPLHVPYLLAMYADFFALGLVLLLAVLLTLGVPESAWVYRVFTVINXLVLSFIIISGFIMGDLHNWKLTEQDYPLAAAVFSNSLVPPGAGRFVPFDFEGGLRGAATCFYVFVGFAAITTTGRRDLKPQRSISLISLLMCFLAYFAVSAALTLMVPYYQIHHHSPLPEAFLHVGWGPARYVVAVGVLCALTSSLLGDMFPMSRLIRAMAEDGLLFRGLARVYGHTKIPVVAIMSSGSLAGIMALLFEFSHIANLMAVASLLAYSMVSFSVLVLRYQPDQNLSKNERTEEETEMELVPVGSPLDSVPEAGTSNILKSLWFPTSTTPTQKSAQIVYGCAFLLVFLLTILSLVLAQWPRGVFSGDPVLTTVAVLLLLLITGVTAIIWRQPQSPSPLTFRVPALPVLPLVSIFVNFYLMMQMSTWTWTLFGIWNAIGFAIHFGYGIRHSLEENNEPXTPASSSQTPD; translated from the exons ATGGTGCATCAGTATGTTCGTCAGTTTGGTCAGAGGCTGGTCCACAGGCAAGGGCAAGACACCATAAAGGAGTCTGACGGTCTCAAGATTCATCTGAGCGCCACAGAGCTGGTGTTCTTGGGTGTGGGCAGGAACCTGGGAGCCGGCCTGTACATCGTGCTTGGTGCAGTGGCCAAGTACGTAGCTGGACCAGCGATTGTCGTCTGCTTCTTGGTGGCCGGCCTGTCTTCTCTGCTGTCGAGGCTCTGCTATGTGGAGTTCGACGCCCGGGTATTACGCTCCTCTTCTGCGTATGTCTGCAGCTACGTCATGATGGGACAGCTCTGGCCCTTTGTCGTTGGCTGGAACATCatactgttatttttaattg CCACTGCGTGCACAGCCCACGCCTGGAGGTGCGCCTTTGACAGCTTCACTGGGGACCGCGTCTCCCAGGCATTGGAGGGAACTGTCCCTCTGCATGTGCCCTACTTACTGGCCATGTATGCAGACTTTTTCGCACTGGGCCTGGTGCTGCTGCTTGCGG TACTACTCACTCTGGGAGTTCCTGAGTCAGCCTGGGTTTACAGAGTGTTCACAGTCATCA TTTTGgttctcagcttcatcatcatctCTGGCTTCATTATGGGAGACCTGCACAACTGGAAGCTCACGGAACAGGACTACCCATTGGCCGCAGCTGTATTCTCAAATAG CTTGGTCCCTCCAGGTGCTGGAAGGTTTGTGCCTTTTGACTTTGAGGGGGGTCTCCGAGGAGCAGCTACGTGTTTCTATGTATTTGTCGGTTTTGCTGCCATTACCACTACAG GGAGAAGAGACTTAAAGCCTCAGCGGTCCATCTCCCTGATCTCACttctcatgtgctttttggcatATTTCGCTGTCTCCGCGGCGCTCACCCTCATGGTGCCCTACTACCAGATTCATCACCACAGCCCCTTGCCCGAGGCTTTTCTCCATGTTGGCTGGGGCCCTGCCAGATATGTGGTGGCTGTTGGCGTCCTCTGTGCTCTTACGTCCAG CCTCCTGGGTGACATGTTCCCCATGTCTCGGTTAATCCGTGCAATGGCAGAGGACGGGCTCCTTTTCCGGGGACTTGCCCGGGTCTATGGCCACACAAAAATTCCCGTCGTGGCCATCATGTCTTCTGGAAGCCTTGCAG GGATCATGGCATTACTCTTTGAGTTCAGCCACATTGCAAACCTCATGGCAGTTGCGTCCCTGCTTGCTTACTCCATGGTGTCCTTCTCGGTCCTTGTTCTCAG GTACCAGCCAGATCAGAATTTAAGTAAGAATGAGAGAAcggaagaagaaactgagatggAGCTTGTACCTGTAGgaagtcctttggactctgtacCTGAAGCAGGAACCTCAAACATTCTAAAGAGCCTGTGGTTCCCTACTAGCACCACCCCCACCCAGAAATCTGCCCAGATTGTCTACGGATGTGCCTTCCTGCTTG TTTTCCTGCTGACCATCCTGAGCCTGGTCCTGGCCCAGTGGCCCAGAGGTGTGTTCTCTGGAGACCCCGTGCtcacaacagtggctgtgctgctgctgctgctcatcacTGGGGTGACGGCcatcatctggaggcagccccagaGCCCCAGTCCTCTTACGTTCAGG gtccctgctctgcctgtcctCCCACTGGTCAGCATCTTTGTGAACTTTTATCTGATGATGCAGATGAGCACTTGGACCTGGACCCTCTTTGGCATCTGGAATGCCATTG GATTTGCCATACACTTTGGATATGGGATCCGACACAGCTTGGAGGAGAACAATGAGCCATAGACACCAGCCTCCAGCTCCCAGACTCCAGACTAA